In the Muricauda sp. MAR_2010_75 genome, one interval contains:
- a CDS encoding YgcG family protein: MLKAEWFSFLFLVFALCAAQEEYPKLTEIVTDNAQIFTQPQLEGLRAKLTQFETETTNQLVILTINELGSETIEQYAHGAFNQNKLGQDEKDNGILILFSKLDREVRIEVGYGLEPYITDAVASRIIRNTMIPKFKEEDYFGGLDLATDQIITFLNDPEALEEFRQEIESEGEFPWWAILLMTLFLSVFIAAGGFVFYKGYSNLVEMFRGIFIGKLGLVPGIFMFIPTIMIVAFGLVFMLMPLFFLVLVFGFDFDPDNISLNTTLVYLVPIGFFVVAITLAILKILIKGKEDFKLSLVKSDSTYMSKTFSSGGSHSFGSSSSSGGSSSSFSGGGGSSGGGGASGSW, translated from the coding sequence ATGCTAAAAGCAGAATGGTTCAGTTTTCTATTTTTGGTTTTCGCTTTGTGTGCTGCACAGGAAGAATACCCAAAACTGACCGAGATTGTCACCGACAACGCCCAGATTTTTACCCAACCGCAGCTTGAAGGTTTACGGGCAAAGCTCACCCAATTTGAAACGGAGACCACCAACCAATTGGTCATTCTTACCATAAACGAATTGGGTTCTGAAACTATTGAGCAGTATGCCCACGGTGCGTTCAACCAAAATAAATTGGGACAAGACGAAAAGGATAATGGTATTTTGATTCTTTTCTCCAAACTTGACAGGGAAGTGCGAATTGAGGTGGGCTATGGATTGGAACCCTATATCACCGATGCGGTTGCTTCGCGCATCATCAGAAATACCATGATTCCCAAATTTAAGGAGGAGGATTATTTTGGAGGACTGGACTTGGCCACAGACCAAATCATTACATTTCTTAATGATCCAGAGGCCCTTGAGGAATTTAGACAAGAGATAGAAAGCGAAGGTGAATTTCCATGGTGGGCTATACTGCTCATGACACTTTTCCTATCCGTGTTCATAGCGGCTGGAGGTTTCGTTTTTTATAAGGGGTATTCCAATCTCGTGGAGATGTTCAGGGGAATATTTATTGGAAAACTCGGGCTTGTTCCAGGAATATTCATGTTTATCCCTACCATTATGATAGTTGCTTTTGGATTGGTTTTTATGCTTATGCCACTGTTTTTTCTTGTTCTGGTCTTTGGATTCGATTTTGACCCAGATAACATAAGCTTGAATACCACTTTGGTGTATCTTGTGCCTATTGGGTTCTTTGTGGTTGCCATAACCTTGGCAATCCTGAAGATTTTGATCAAGGGCAAGGAAGATTTCAAACTTTCATTAGTCAAGTCGGATAGTACCTATATGAGCAAGACCTTTTCTTCTGGAGGGAGTCATTCTTTTGGTTCCAGCTCCTCTTCTGGGGGAAGTTCCAGCAGTTTTTCAGGAGGTGGCGGAAGCTCTGGAGGCGGTGGTGCCAGCGGAAGTTGGTAA
- a CDS encoding NAD(P)/FAD-dependent oxidoreductase, with product MIKTDILIIGAGPTGLFAVFEAGLLQLKCHLIDALPQPGGQCAEIYPKKPIYDIPGYPEVLAGELVDKLMEQIKPFQPGFTLGERAETIEKLEDGSFVVTTNKGTKHQAPVIAIAGGLGSFEPRKPLLDNLSDYEDNGVAYMIKEPEIYRGKKVLIAGGGDSALDWSIFLADVADEVTLVHRRNEFRGALDSVEKVQQLKNEGKINLITPAEVVGLQGEGKLEKVTVQHTDTSKETDVMVDNFIPLFGLSPKLGPIADWGLEIEKNAIKVDNSLDYQTNIPGIYAIGDVNTYPGKLKLILCGFHEATLMCQSAYQRIHPDKKYVMKYTTVGGVTGFDGSKKEAPKAVVKAID from the coding sequence ATGATCAAGACCGACATACTCATTATTGGAGCGGGACCTACGGGTCTCTTTGCTGTTTTTGAAGCAGGCCTGTTGCAACTTAAATGCCATTTAATAGACGCTTTGCCCCAGCCCGGAGGACAATGTGCCGAAATATATCCCAAAAAACCCATTTACGATATTCCCGGATATCCAGAAGTTTTGGCTGGTGAATTGGTGGACAAACTTATGGAACAGATCAAGCCGTTTCAACCCGGATTTACCTTGGGCGAACGAGCCGAGACCATCGAAAAATTGGAGGATGGGTCCTTTGTGGTCACCACCAATAAAGGCACAAAACATCAAGCACCTGTAATTGCCATTGCGGGAGGATTGGGAAGTTTTGAACCTAGGAAACCGTTGTTGGACAACCTTTCAGATTATGAGGATAATGGGGTTGCCTATATGATCAAAGAGCCGGAAATCTATCGCGGCAAAAAAGTATTGATCGCAGGAGGTGGAGATTCCGCTTTGGACTGGTCCATTTTCTTGGCCGATGTGGCCGATGAGGTCACCTTGGTGCACCGACGCAATGAGTTTCGGGGAGCTTTGGATTCGGTTGAGAAAGTGCAGCAGCTCAAAAATGAGGGTAAAATCAATTTGATCACCCCCGCCGAGGTGGTTGGGCTTCAAGGGGAAGGAAAGTTGGAAAAAGTCACAGTGCAGCATACAGACACTTCGAAAGAAACCGATGTAATGGTGGATAATTTTATTCCACTTTTTGGACTTTCCCCAAAATTGGGTCCCATTGCCGATTGGGGTTTGGAAATTGAAAAAAATGCCATTAAAGTGGACAATTCCTTGGACTATCAGACCAATATTCCCGGAATTTATGCCATTGGTGACGTCAATACCTATCCAGGAAAGTTAAAGTTGATTCTCTGCGGCTTCCATGAAGCCACTTTGATGTGCCAAAGTGCCTATCAGCGTATCCATCCTGATAAAAAATATGTGATGAAATATACCACGGTAGGTGGTGTCACAGGATTTGATGGCAGTAAGAAAGAGGCTCCCAAGGCCGTAGTCAAAGCAATAGATTAA
- a CDS encoding NifU family protein yields the protein MTSEEIKTNVEKALEEIRPFLQSDGGDITLISIDNDNSVKVKLEGNCIGCSVNQMTLKSGVEMTIKKYAPQIEEVINVS from the coding sequence ATGACATCAGAGGAAATAAAAACAAATGTTGAGAAGGCTTTGGAGGAAATACGACCTTTTCTTCAAAGCGATGGAGGAGACATCACATTGATTTCAATAGACAACGATAATTCGGTAAAAGTCAAATTGGAAGGCAACTGTATTGGATGCAGTGTCAACCAAATGACCCTAAAGAGCGGTGTGGAAATGACCATTAAAAAATACGCCCCGCAGATCGAGGAAGTCATTAATGTGAGCTAA
- a CDS encoding ABC transporter ATP-binding protein, whose amino-acid sequence MPEKKVSILTAFKTIIWPKRKLVFIGLFLIAISKAASFVAPIASKYLIDDVIVKKDVNMLKYLVAGVMLAIFVQAVTSFLLTKILSVQAQYLISELRAQVQKKVLALPVRFFDNAKSGALVSRIMSDVEGVRNLIGTGLVQLVGGIITAVVSLTLLMEISVFMTLFTFIPLTIFAIIALKAFKIIRPIFRNRGKINAEVKGRLTETLGGIRVIKGFNAEKQEEEVFEVGVERLYENVKKSLTTTAFMTSSSTFLLGVATTSVMGFGGYKIIQDTLTIGEFVEFTVLLGLMIAPIVQMSSVGSQLTEALAGLDRTEELMNLDEESDEENRTILLERVVGRMSFTDVSFSYEEDKEVLHNISFDVDPGQVIALVGSSGSGKSTIAGLAASFLNPDSGTITIDGHDLSKVNLNSFRQHLGVVLQDDFLFEGTIRENILFPRPNASEEKLLEAVKAAYVDEFTDRFDKGLDTLIGERGVKLSGGQRQRIAIARAILANPKILILDEATSSLDTESEALIQKSLGELTKGRTTFVIAHRLSTIRKADQILVIENGHILEQGTHETLIASEGRYFNLFTYQARI is encoded by the coding sequence ATGCCCGAAAAAAAAGTAAGCATCTTAACCGCTTTTAAAACCATAATTTGGCCAAAACGCAAGCTCGTTTTTATTGGTCTTTTTTTGATTGCTATCAGCAAAGCGGCCAGTTTTGTTGCACCTATTGCTTCCAAATACCTTATTGATGACGTTATTGTAAAGAAAGATGTCAACATGCTTAAATATTTGGTTGCAGGGGTCATGTTGGCCATTTTTGTGCAGGCGGTCACCTCCTTTTTATTGACCAAGATTTTAAGTGTACAGGCCCAGTATTTAATTTCTGAGCTTAGGGCACAAGTGCAGAAAAAAGTGCTGGCCCTTCCCGTTCGATTTTTTGACAATGCAAAGTCAGGCGCTTTGGTATCCCGAATTATGTCCGATGTTGAGGGCGTCCGAAACTTAATTGGCACAGGTTTGGTTCAATTGGTTGGCGGTATCATTACGGCCGTAGTTTCCTTGACCTTACTCATGGAAATCAGTGTTTTTATGACCCTTTTTACCTTTATTCCCTTAACGATATTTGCCATAATCGCACTCAAAGCCTTTAAAATAATTCGACCCATTTTCAGAAATAGAGGGAAAATTAATGCCGAAGTAAAAGGTAGGTTGACCGAAACTTTGGGCGGCATACGTGTCATCAAAGGTTTTAATGCGGAAAAACAGGAAGAGGAAGTTTTTGAGGTTGGTGTGGAACGCTTGTATGAAAATGTAAAAAAGAGTTTGACCACCACCGCATTTATGACAAGTTCTTCCACCTTTTTACTAGGGGTTGCAACCACCAGTGTCATGGGGTTTGGAGGTTATAAGATAATTCAGGACACCTTAACTATTGGAGAGTTTGTGGAGTTTACGGTATTGTTGGGACTCATGATTGCCCCTATTGTGCAAATGAGCAGTGTAGGGAGTCAATTGACCGAAGCTTTGGCAGGTTTGGACCGCACCGAAGAATTAATGAATTTGGACGAGGAGTCAGATGAGGAAAACCGTACCATTTTATTGGAGAGGGTAGTTGGGCGTATGTCCTTTACCGATGTTTCCTTTTCCTATGAAGAGGATAAGGAAGTATTGCACAACATCAGTTTTGATGTGGACCCTGGGCAGGTCATCGCCCTGGTAGGAAGTTCTGGATCGGGAAAATCCACCATTGCGGGTTTGGCTGCCAGTTTTTTAAACCCCGATTCAGGAACCATCACCATCGATGGACACGATTTATCCAAAGTGAACCTGAACAGTTTTAGACAACATTTGGGTGTGGTGCTGCAAGATGATTTTTTGTTTGAGGGTACGATTCGCGAAAATATACTTTTCCCTAGACCCAATGCCAGCGAAGAAAAATTACTGGAGGCGGTGAAAGCGGCCTATGTTGATGAATTCACGGACCGATTTGACAAAGGTCTGGACACCCTTATCGGAGAGCGGGGCGTAAAACTTTCGGGAGGTCAACGTCAACGGATTGCCATTGCCAGAGCTATCTTGGCCAACCCTAAAATCCTGATTTTGGACGAGGCCACTTCAAGTTTGGACACCGAATCCGAAGCGCTTATTCAAAAAAGTTTAGGCGAATTGACCAAGGGAAGAACAACTTTTGTAATAGCACACCGATTGAGCACCATTCGCAAAGCTGACCAAATATTGGTGATTGAAAACGGCCATATCCTGGAACAGGGAACACACGAAACACTGATAGCTTCCGAAGGAAGGTATTTCAATTTATTTACCTACCAAGCAAGAATTTAA
- a CDS encoding Mrp/NBP35 family ATP-binding protein, translating into MKLKKADILKALEKISAPGDGQNIVESGAITNIQVFGDQVEVDVTIKNPSLQAKKKTEVEILKCIHREVYEKAKIKVNLKVDAPEKPKVNQIKGNPIPGIQNIIAVASGKGGVGKSTVTANLAVTLAKMGFKVGLLDTDIYGPSMPIMFDVASEKPLSINVDGKAKMKPIENYGVKLLSIGFFTQPNQAVIWRGPMAAKALNQMIFDAHWGELDFLLLDLPPGTGDIHLSIMQSLPVTGAVVVSTPQEIALADARKGVAMFQQEAINVPVLGIVENMAYFTPKELPNNKYHIFGENGAKNLAEDLDVPFLGEIPLVQSIREAGDVGRPAALQTATPTEEAFEELTKNVVSELVKRNTDLPPTEAIKITTMAGCAAVKKK; encoded by the coding sequence ATGAAGCTGAAAAAGGCAGATATTCTTAAGGCATTGGAAAAAATTTCTGCGCCGGGAGATGGACAGAACATTGTGGAAAGCGGAGCCATTACCAACATACAGGTATTTGGAGATCAAGTGGAAGTGGATGTTACCATAAAAAACCCAAGTCTTCAAGCCAAAAAGAAGACAGAGGTGGAAATCTTAAAGTGTATCCACAGGGAAGTCTATGAAAAAGCAAAGATCAAGGTCAACCTAAAGGTTGATGCTCCAGAAAAACCCAAGGTCAACCAGATTAAAGGAAACCCAATTCCCGGAATTCAAAATATCATCGCCGTAGCCTCCGGCAAAGGAGGCGTGGGTAAATCTACGGTTACCGCAAATTTGGCGGTCACCTTGGCCAAAATGGGATTTAAAGTCGGACTTTTGGACACGGATATCTACGGACCTTCCATGCCCATTATGTTTGATGTTGCTTCGGAAAAACCATTGTCCATCAACGTGGATGGCAAGGCCAAGATGAAGCCCATTGAAAACTATGGGGTGAAACTGTTGTCCATTGGATTTTTCACCCAGCCCAACCAAGCCGTAATTTGGCGTGGCCCCATGGCTGCTAAGGCACTCAATCAAATGATTTTTGATGCCCATTGGGGTGAATTGGACTTTTTATTGTTGGATTTGCCTCCGGGAACTGGGGATATTCATTTAAGTATCATGCAATCCCTACCTGTAACGGGAGCGGTGGTAGTGAGTACCCCCCAGGAAATAGCATTGGCCGATGCCCGAAAAGGGGTTGCCATGTTCCAGCAAGAAGCCATAAATGTACCAGTGCTCGGCATTGTGGAAAACATGGCCTATTTTACACCAAAAGAGCTGCCTAACAACAAATACCATATCTTTGGGGAAAATGGTGCCAAAAACTTGGCTGAAGACTTGGATGTGCCCTTTTTAGGAGAAATTCCATTGGTGCAGAGTATACGGGAAGCAGGCGATGTAGGTAGACCTGCTGCATTGCAGACCGCCACCCCAACAGAGGAGGCATTTGAGGAATTGACAAAAAATGTGGTCAGTGAGTTGGTAAAACGAAACACCGATTTGCCCCCCACTGAAGCAATAAAGATTACAACAATGGCTGGTTGTGCCGCCGTTAAAAAGAAATGA
- a CDS encoding four helix bundle protein, whose protein sequence is MAVQRFEDLIVWQKAQELAIIIYNDFHGCKDFGFRDQIRRASVSVSNNIAEGFERSSNADFSKFLFYAFGSNSEVRSMIYLSVKLNLLAKGRADEIIQVTNEVSKLLYGLIKSMKTNS, encoded by the coding sequence ATGGCGGTTCAGAGGTTCGAAGATTTGATTGTCTGGCAAAAAGCTCAAGAACTTGCTATTATTATTTATAATGATTTCCATGGATGTAAAGATTTTGGTTTCAGGGATCAAATAAGAAGAGCTTCTGTTTCAGTATCCAATAATATCGCCGAAGGCTTTGAAAGAAGTTCCAATGCTGACTTTTCCAAGTTTTTATTCTACGCTTTTGGTTCCAATAGTGAAGTAAGATCTATGATTTATCTTTCTGTTAAATTAAATTTGTTGGCAAAAGGAAGAGCAGACGAAATAATTCAGGTTACCAATGAAGTCTCGAAATTACTGTATGGATTGATAAAATCTATGAAGACTAATTCCTAA
- a CDS encoding 2Fe-2S iron-sulfur cluster-binding protein gives MSDIKLKITDREGVSHEVDAPTDMNMNLMEVVRSYELAPEGTIGICGGMAMCASCQCYIQSDHQLPEKSDDEEAMLAEAFFVKDNSRLGCQLHITEDLDGLEVELAPEEA, from the coding sequence ATGAGTGATATCAAACTAAAGATTACTGACCGAGAAGGTGTTTCCCACGAAGTGGATGCCCCAACCGATATGAACATGAACCTGATGGAGGTGGTACGCTCCTACGAATTGGCTCCTGAGGGGACCATTGGAATCTGTGGAGGCATGGCCATGTGCGCCTCATGCCAGTGCTACATACAATCCGATCATCAACTTCCGGAAAAATCGGATGATGAAGAAGCCATGTTGGCCGAAGCTTTTTTTGTGAAGGACAATAGCCGATTGGGCTGCCAACTCCATATTACCGAAGATTTGGATGGGCTGGAAGTGGAACTGGCACCGGAAGAAGCTTAA